The DNA segment TAGAGCTGGTGATACAGCCCTGCGCCAGGTTCCTGGGCAAAACAAGCCATCAGCTGGTGGCCCTGTGTGTATGCCGCATATGCCTGGGGGAAGGGCCCCGGTGCAAAGCCCGCCAGCTGCCAGTTGGGCTGTACAAGCTGCACAAGGGGTGCGAGTGTGGTAAGATCCATGCTTATTCGGATAACAGCGGCAGTGCCTGGGCCAGGTCGTCTTGCAGGCAGTCCAGGCTTTCCAGGCCAATATAGAAACGGATGAGGTTGAGTGGCAGGGGCGGATCGGGCAGTGTGGGATCAAAGAGGGCGATGGCGGGTAGCACCAGGCTCTCGTGCCCGCCCCAGCTGACTGCCAGGGTAAAGCGCTGTAGCTGGTCGGCAAAGGCCTCTATCCGGGCGGGGTCTTGCGTGTGGCAGTATACGCTGAAGAGGCCCGCGGGCTGCTGCATCTGCTGCAGGGCCAGTGCATGCTGGGGGTGGCTGGGGTGGAAGGGGTACAGGACTTGCGCAATCTGTGGCTGCTGGCTCAGCCACTCTACCAGCCGGGGGGTGGTGTGGGCTATCTGTTGCATGCGCAGGGGCAGGGTGCGCAGGCCCCGCAGGATCAGCCAGGCATCCATGGGGGCTATTATCTGGCCCAGTAGCAGGTATACTTCATGAAAAATGCGCTCCATCTCGGTGGCTGCACCACTCAGCACCCCGCACACCACGTCGCTGTGGCCATTGTGGTATTTGGTGCCGCTATAGGCCACAAAGTCTACCCCCCAGCTGAGCGGACTGGGGTTTAGGGGGCCCGCATAGGTGTTGTCCAGCACGGTTATGATCGAGCGCCGGCGGGCCTCGCGGGCTATCTCGGCCACCGGCTGTAGCTCCATAAAGAAGCTGGTGGGGCTCTCCAGCATGATCAGCCGGGTATTGGGCTTCAGTCGTGCCTCAAAGTTTGCCCAGCTTCGGCCATCCACCTCTTCGGTATCCACCCCAAATTTTGGGAGCCACTGCTGCATCAGCTGGCGCGTCCAGCCATAGGCCTGGCGGATGTAGAGCACATGGTCGCCAGCCTGCACCTGGCTCAGCACGGCTGCACTAATGGCCGCCACCCCGCTGCTGAAGCAGAGCGCGGCCTCGGCTTCGTCCAGCGCGGCCAGCTTCTCGTTCAGGATGCGGGCTGTAGGGTTCATCCCCCGTGTGTACAGCGGCCTGCGATACTCATCCGCCAGCATGGCCCGCATACCCGCTACCGTGGGGGCTGCAAAATTGCTGGTCTGTATAACCGGCGGGGCTACGGCACCATAGTAGTCGGCCCGCTGCTCAGCCAGGTGGTTTAGCACATAGGATAGATCCATAGCACCAAAGTACACAAACTATGTATGTGTGCTGGCTGGCTGGCAGCCGCAGTATCCGTATCTTTTCGGCATGCGCAGGATCGTTATGCCCTGGCTCTATCGGAAGGGGCTGGATGTGCCGTTTATTCTTCTTCCGCCTTTTTTCATTACCCTGTGGGTGCTGGCTTTGCCGGGCTTCTTCCACGCTGGCCCCATGCCGCCCTGGTTCTGGCTGCTGTTTGTAGTGGGCATAGACGTGGCCCATGTGTACAGCACCCTGTATCGCACCTACCTGGACCGCAGGGCCCTTGGGCGCAGGCGGCTGCTGTTTGTGCTGGTGCCGCCACTGGCCTGGCTGGGGGGTATGCTGCTGTACAGTGCGGGGGTCATGGTGTTTTGGCGCGTGCTAGCCTACCTGGCGGTTTTCCATTTTGTGCGCCAGCAGTATGGGTTTTACCGCCTGT comes from the Bacteroidota bacterium genome and includes:
- a CDS encoding PLP-dependent transferase, with the translated sequence MDLSYVLNHLAEQRADYYGAVAPPVIQTSNFAAPTVAGMRAMLADEYRRPLYTRGMNPTARILNEKLAALDEAEAALCFSSGVAAISAAVLSQVQAGDHVLYIRQAYGWTRQLMQQWLPKFGVDTEEVDGRSWANFEARLKPNTRLIMLESPTSFFMELQPVAEIAREARRRSIITVLDNTYAGPLNPSPLSWGVDFVAYSGTKYHNGHSDVVCGVLSGAATEMERIFHEVYLLLGQIIAPMDAWLILRGLRTLPLRMQQIAHTTPRLVEWLSQQPQIAQVLYPFHPSHPQHALALQQMQQPAGLFSVYCHTQDPARIEAFADQLQRFTLAVSWGGHESLVLPAIALFDPTLPDPPLPLNLIRFYIGLESLDCLQDDLAQALPLLSE